The segment GCTTCTTGCATTTGGAGTCTGATGAATAATAAATTCAACAATTTgtcaagttattttttttaagtcagaaaaacaaaagaaattgttaatttaattaaatatataacagGCAAGCACGCAAACCCATAATATTATACTAGTAGATAGAATGACAGACGCATACGCGAAACTTGTACGTAAATTGATATCGTGACTGTTAATGCCCTTCGAAATTCCGTACACTGATCAAAAGCTAATACAGAAAAagcaaataagatatttttctgAGATCTTTTGTTTGCTTACATCTGAGGCTGGTGTATCATTTTTCTTAACAAAGAAGGTGTTAAAGCAACAACGCGATGTGCAAAGCTACACTTCAAATGTTACTATTAATTCATATTTCTGTATTCAGCAACCATTACCTTATCAGTTAACTTATGATATCATAAAGAATAATCAGGCCAGAATATtgaacattcatatttttttttaaagatgatcGATTGCTTGGGATATTAAAATTGCAGTGCACATTAATTCTAAAATCAATTTCTTTCTTAAGGTTTCAATATGTCAAATGTTGCATCCCCTAAACCCGTACGTCGAAAGAACAAGGCGAAATTAAAGTTATCTTGGGATGAACCTACCAAAGAGGAACGAATTGCGAAGCAGATTGATGATTTCAtaagtgacgtcatcaaaagTGCTAAACAGGAATACCTGATAAAAGAGCACCCGAGCAGCATTAATGGTGAGTAGCAAAAATGGAAGAAAAATCAGTCAACGGAAAAAATTatagatattttgaattaaagacTGAatagatttattgatttattgaatTGCTTGATGTTAAAACTTGTTTAAGTGCAACACTAAGTAGTGTTTTGTTATGTATATAAACACAGGAGAATGTGAGATATATCTAAATGAAGAACTGAAAGAAGAAATGATAAAGCTGGACAGTATGGAGACGGCGGAACACGTCTATGATGATTCTATGGAGAACTGCGTAAGTACGAGAACATCTATTTCAGCATAAGGTTTCCAGTTAAGTAGGAGTCTATGAGACACTTCTATGAAGAACTGTGTAAGTACGAGAACTTCTATTTCACCATAAGGTTTCCGATGAAGTATGAGGCACGTCTATGGCTATTGAGTTattactccagagacgacttaaTCCAGTATGTTGTTGTAAggttccaaaaaataaaatctatagATAACGTTGCCATGGCCGGATTTATCTTAGCTACTTGTTATTCTACCATCTGTCCAAGTTAAGTCATTCATATTAGCTTGCTATTAAATCCAATGCCTCGGAGAAAAGggatctttttttaaagatagcAAGATTCAGTAGTATAAAGAGAATCCGAGACAACATTAAAAGGCAATACTTGTTTGGCTATTGGATGCCTCGCTATTTTGCTGCTATATTACATGgtaatgcattaaaacaaagCTTGTGTATTTGATTGCATGTCGTAGTGCAAACAACAGATGGATAGATTTCATTTTTTCCTGATCAGTGCCTTTTTTCTCTCTCCCCATTTTCATTAATCTAAGTAACTTGACAGTAAAGTGTAGGACAATTTCCAACATC is part of the Magallana gigas chromosome 3, xbMagGiga1.1, whole genome shotgun sequence genome and harbors:
- the LOC105345884 gene encoding uncharacterized protein, with product MSNVASPKPVRRKNKAKLKLSWDEPTKEERIAKQIDDFISDVIKSAKQEYLIKEHPSSINGECEIYLNEELKEEMIKLDSMETAEHVYDDSMENCGKTRQAQSEMEQRHQDENCPARHYRASELNEGNPLLAEHANMPKRRYLRFLQRLLMRMCCQCTCFMNGNDVT